From the Nitrobacter hamburgensis X14 genome, one window contains:
- a CDS encoding HesB/IscA family protein produces MTEMTPNTPAAKPKPRPRPQVMRLTDAAAARVKELAARADSEIVGLRVGIKKGGCAGQSYTVEYAHDIKSTDEVVEDKGVKVLVDPKAVLYLLGTEMDYKAEKMQAQFIFNNPNQVSACGCGESVQLTPAKIDG; encoded by the coding sequence ATGACAGAGATGACGCCAAACACACCAGCAGCCAAGCCGAAGCCGCGACCTCGTCCGCAGGTCATGCGGCTCACTGACGCCGCGGCGGCACGGGTCAAGGAACTCGCGGCGCGCGCTGACTCGGAGATTGTCGGCCTGCGGGTCGGCATCAAGAAAGGCGGCTGCGCCGGCCAATCCTACACGGTGGAATACGCCCACGACATCAAGTCTACGGACGAAGTGGTCGAGGACAAGGGCGTCAAGGTTCTGGTCGACCCCAAAGCCGTGCTGTACCTGCTCGGCACCGAGATGGACTACAAGGCCGAAAAAATGCAGGCCCAGTTCATCTTCAATAATCCGAACCAGGTTTCGGCCTGCGGGTGCGGCGAATCCGTGCAACTCACGCCGGCCAAGATCGACGGCTGA
- a CDS encoding cysteine desulfurase family protein produces the protein MMQERIYLDWNATTPLRREAREAMAAAWDIVGNPSSIHAEGRRARGLVEDARDAVATAVGGEPRNVVFTSGGTEANALALTPGGHKQAIDKLIVSAVEHASVLAGGQFAPDRIARLPVHRSGLVDLDALRMMLAGGSPALVSVMLANNETGAIQPVAEVAELVHEAGGLLHVDAVQAFGKISFDIIELNADFLAVSAHKIGGPKGIGALMFAPNQIGPSALIRGGGQERGRRAGTENVPAIAGFGAAAKVAVAARHSDMARVETLRNRLEEGLRQTRGSVIFSQDVARLPNTALFGVSGLKAETAVVGFDLEGVAVSSGSACSSGKVQPSHVLEAMGYGPELAKSAIRFSLGWETTDADVDRAIKAWRKLSSALLRRDETVLEPF, from the coding sequence ATGATGCAGGAACGGATTTATCTCGACTGGAATGCGACCACGCCGCTGCGCCGCGAGGCGCGGGAGGCGATGGCTGCCGCGTGGGACATTGTCGGCAACCCCTCGTCCATTCATGCCGAGGGCAGGCGCGCGCGCGGGCTGGTGGAAGATGCCCGGGACGCGGTGGCGACGGCTGTCGGTGGCGAGCCCCGCAATGTGGTCTTCACATCCGGTGGAACGGAAGCCAACGCCCTGGCGCTGACCCCCGGCGGCCACAAGCAAGCTATTGATAAACTTATTGTTTCAGCCGTCGAACATGCTTCGGTGCTGGCCGGCGGGCAGTTCGCGCCGGATCGGATCGCGCGCCTGCCGGTGCATCGCTCCGGACTGGTGGACCTCGACGCCTTGCGAATGATGCTCGCGGGAGGATCGCCGGCATTGGTGTCGGTTATGCTCGCGAACAATGAAACCGGCGCCATTCAGCCGGTTGCGGAAGTCGCCGAACTGGTCCACGAGGCGGGTGGTCTTTTGCATGTCGATGCGGTCCAGGCTTTTGGAAAAATATCTTTTGACATCATTGAGTTAAATGCAGATTTTCTAGCGGTTTCAGCGCACAAGATCGGCGGCCCGAAAGGGATAGGAGCATTGATGTTTGCGCCGAACCAGATCGGTCCGAGTGCGTTGATACGGGGAGGCGGTCAGGAGCGGGGTCGCCGCGCCGGCACCGAGAATGTACCCGCCATTGCGGGCTTTGGAGCGGCGGCAAAGGTGGCGGTCGCAGCCCGCCACAGTGACATGGCCCGCGTCGAAACCCTGCGAAACCGGCTTGAGGAAGGCTTGAGGCAAACCCGAGGCAGCGTGATTTTCTCGCAAGACGTCGCGCGCCTGCCGAATACGGCGCTTTTCGGTGTTTCCGGATTGAAGGCCGAGACCGCGGTCGTCGGATTCGACCTTGAAGGGGTCGCGGTATCTTCGGGCTCCGCGTGTTCTTCGGGAAAGGTGCAACCATCGCATGTGCTGGAGGCGATGGGATACGGTCCGGAACTGGCCAAAAGTGCAATACGATTTTCGCTGGGCTGGGAGACCACGGACGCGGACGTCGATCGGGCTATTAAGGCTTGGCGAAAGCTCTCGAGTGCATTACTAAGGAGGGACGAAACAGTGCTTGAACCGTTCTAA
- the sufB gene encoding Fe-S cluster assembly protein SufB, with the protein MAAVQETVDRVRQIDVDQYRYGFETLIESEKAPKGLSEDTVRFISAKKNEPAWMLEWRLEAYRRWLTMQEPSWARVNYPKIDYQDLYYYSAPKPKKEVASLDEIDPEILKTYEKLGIPLREVEVLEGVVRPEGERRVAVDAVFDSVSVATTFQEELKKAGVIFMPISHAIQQHPELVKQYLGSVVPTSDNFFATLNSAVFSDGSFVYLPPGVRCPMELSTYFRINERNTGQFERTLIIADKGAYVSYLEGCTAPQRDENQLHAAVVELVALDDAEIKYSTVQNWYPGNSEGKGGIFNFVTKRGDCRGARSKISWTQVETGSAITWKYPSCILRGDNSRGEFYSIAISNGYQQVDSGTKMLHLGKNTTSRIISKGIAAGKSQNTYRGLVTAHRKASNARNFTACDSLLIGDQCGAHTVPYIEAKNTSALFEHEATTSKISEDVLFYCVQRGLSQEEAVGLVVNGFVRDVLQQLPMEFAVEAQKLISISLEGSVG; encoded by the coding sequence ATGGCAGCCGTACAAGAGACGGTCGATCGGGTTCGCCAGATCGACGTCGATCAATACCGGTATGGGTTCGAGACTCTCATCGAGTCCGAGAAGGCTCCCAAGGGACTTTCCGAAGACACCGTCCGGTTTATTTCCGCAAAGAAAAACGAACCGGCCTGGATGCTGGAGTGGAGGCTTGAGGCCTACCGCCGCTGGCTGACCATGCAGGAGCCGAGCTGGGCGCGGGTGAACTATCCGAAGATCGACTACCAGGATCTTTATTACTACTCCGCGCCGAAGCCGAAGAAGGAGGTCGCCTCGCTGGACGAGATCGACCCCGAAATCCTGAAGACCTACGAGAAGCTCGGCATTCCCTTGCGCGAGGTCGAAGTGCTCGAAGGCGTCGTTCGCCCCGAGGGCGAACGGAGAGTCGCGGTCGATGCCGTGTTCGACTCGGTATCCGTGGCGACCACGTTCCAGGAGGAGCTGAAGAAGGCCGGCGTGATCTTCATGCCGATCTCACACGCCATCCAGCAGCATCCGGAACTGGTGAAGCAGTATCTCGGCAGCGTGGTGCCGACTTCCGACAACTTTTTCGCGACGCTGAATTCGGCGGTGTTCTCCGACGGCTCCTTTGTCTATCTGCCGCCGGGCGTCCGGTGTCCGATGGAGCTGTCGACCTACTTCCGCATCAACGAGCGCAACACCGGCCAGTTCGAGCGCACGCTCATCATCGCCGACAAGGGCGCCTACGTCAGTTATCTCGAGGGCTGCACTGCTCCGCAGCGCGACGAGAACCAGTTGCACGCCGCGGTCGTCGAACTCGTTGCGCTCGACGACGCAGAGATAAAATATTCGACGGTGCAGAACTGGTACCCCGGCAATTCCGAGGGCAAGGGCGGCATCTTCAATTTCGTCACCAAGCGTGGCGATTGTCGCGGCGCGCGTTCGAAAATTTCGTGGACGCAGGTCGAGACCGGCTCCGCCATCACCTGGAAGTATCCGAGCTGTATTCTGCGCGGCGACAATTCGCGCGGCGAGTTCTACTCGATCGCGATCTCTAACGGCTACCAGCAGGTCGACAGCGGCACCAAGATGCTGCATCTCGGCAAGAACACCACGAGCCGGATCATCTCCAAGGGCATCGCGGCGGGCAAGTCGCAGAACACCTATCGCGGCCTCGTCACCGCCCACCGCAAGGCGTCCAATGCGCGCAACTTCACCGCGTGCGACTCGCTTCTGATCGGCGACCAGTGCGGCGCGCACACCGTGCCGTACATCGAGGCGAAGAACACCTCGGCGCTGTTCGAACACGAGGCGACCACATCGAAGATCTCGGAAGACGTGCTGTTCTATTGCGTGCAGCGCGGACTGTCGCAGGAGGAGGCCGTTGGCCTGGTCGTCAACGGCTTCGTGAGAGACGTGCTGCAGCAGTTGCCGATGGAGTTCGCGGTCGAGGCCCAGAAGCTGATCTCGATCTCGCTGGAAGGAAGTGTGGGTTAG
- a CDS encoding GGDEF domain-containing protein: protein MAFAEVALGQIRSLRQTAIPRNYEIWYVYAAGYNCSLNRAINETLARNGKLTESDLEQIYETYLSPIRTTDRIDKLGARVINEIDDVMTLITDLLGMTASFGDSLKGATENLSAADNREQVKAVVGALMTSTREMQETNKALEDRLAISKVEINNLQHSLEAIRAESMTDPLTGLGNRKYFDRAVEDAVALAIGEGGPLSLLLFDIDHFKSFNDNYGHLTGDQVLRLVAMSLKQTIKGQDITARYGGEEFAVVLPNTALSQALTVADHIRRAVMAKELKKKSTGEILGRVTISVGVSLLRHGDTPDSLIERADSCLYAAKRNGRNRVICEADPECSTDFQTRVA from the coding sequence ATGGCGTTCGCGGAGGTGGCGCTCGGCCAGATCCGATCGCTGCGGCAGACCGCGATTCCGCGCAACTACGAGATCTGGTACGTCTACGCCGCCGGATACAACTGCTCCCTCAACAGGGCTATCAACGAGACCCTGGCGCGCAACGGCAAGCTGACCGAATCCGATCTCGAACAGATCTACGAAACCTACCTCTCCCCGATCAGGACCACCGACCGCATCGACAAACTCGGCGCGCGCGTCATCAACGAGATCGACGACGTGATGACCCTCATCACCGATCTGCTCGGCATGACGGCCAGTTTCGGCGACAGCCTGAAGGGAGCAACGGAGAACCTCAGCGCGGCCGATAACCGCGAACAGGTCAAGGCGGTCGTCGGGGCGCTGATGACATCGACCCGCGAGATGCAGGAGACCAACAAGGCGCTGGAGGATCGGCTGGCGATCTCGAAAGTCGAGATCAACAATCTGCAGCATAGCCTTGAGGCGATCAGGGCCGAGAGCATGACCGATCCGCTCACCGGCCTCGGCAATCGCAAATATTTCGACCGCGCCGTCGAGGATGCCGTGGCGCTGGCGATCGGCGAAGGCGGGCCGCTGTCGCTTCTGTTGTTCGACATCGACCACTTCAAGTCGTTCAACGACAACTACGGCCATTTGACCGGCGATCAGGTGCTGCGGCTGGTGGCGATGTCGCTGAAGCAGACCATCAAGGGCCAGGACATCACCGCGCGCTACGGCGGCGAAGAATTCGCGGTCGTGCTGCCCAATACCGCGCTAAGCCAGGCGCTGACGGTCGCCGACCACATCCGCCGCGCCGTGATGGCCAAGGAACTGAAGAAAAAGTCGACCGGTGAAATCCTCGGCCGCGTCACCATCTCGGTCGGCGTCTCGTTGCTTCGCCACGGCGATACCCCGGACTCGCTGATCGAGCGCGCCGATTCCTGTCTCTATGCCGCCAAGCGCAACGGTCGCAATCGGGTCATTTGCGAAGCCGATCCGGAATGTTCCACCGACTTCCAGACGCGCGTGGCCTGA
- a CDS encoding alpha/beta hydrolase, giving the protein MPEVIFTGPAGRLEGRYHPAKQKNAPIAMVLHPHPQFRGSMNHPIVYQVYYAFVARGFSVLRFNFRGVGRSQGSFDHGTGELSDAAAALDWAQTINPEARACWVAGFSFGAWIGMQLLMRRPEVEGFISIAPEPNRYDFSFLAPCPSSGLIVHGEKDIVAPAKDVTTLVEKLKTQKGIVIDQHTIPGANHFFEDRMEPLMETVTDYLDMRLANIR; this is encoded by the coding sequence ATGCCTGAAGTCATTTTTACCGGTCCCGCCGGCCGTCTCGAAGGCCGTTATCACCCGGCGAAGCAGAAAAATGCACCGATCGCTATGGTCCTGCATCCGCACCCGCAGTTTCGCGGCAGCATGAACCACCCGATCGTCTATCAGGTCTACTACGCTTTCGTGGCGCGCGGCTTTTCGGTGTTGCGCTTCAATTTCCGCGGCGTCGGCCGCAGCCAGGGTTCGTTCGACCACGGCACCGGTGAATTGTCGGACGCGGCAGCCGCGCTCGACTGGGCGCAGACCATCAATCCGGAGGCGCGCGCCTGCTGGGTAGCCGGGTTTTCCTTTGGCGCCTGGATCGGCATGCAGTTGCTGATGCGCCGGCCGGAAGTGGAGGGCTTCATTTCGATCGCGCCGGAGCCGAACCGCTACGATTTCTCGTTTCTGGCGCCATGCCCGTCGTCGGGCCTGATCGTTCACGGCGAAAAGGATATCGTCGCGCCCGCCAAGGATGTCACGACGCTGGTGGAAAAGCTGAAGACCCAGAAGGGCATCGTCATCGATCAACATACCATTCCGGGCGCCAACCATTTCTTCGAAGACAGGATGGAGCCGTTGATGGAAACGGTGACCGACTATCTCGATATGAGGCTCGCCAACATCCGCTGA
- a CDS encoding SUF system Fe-S cluster assembly protein, with amino-acid sequence MSDTAEIVVNKACHVQTSSALAPEETERVGSGIVAALKTVFDPEIPADIYELGLIYKVDIKDDRAVDVEMTLTTPNCPSAAELPIMVENAVASVPGVGVVNVNVVWEPPWMPERMTDEARLVLNMW; translated from the coding sequence ATGAGCGACACTGCCGAAATTGTCGTAAACAAGGCCTGCCACGTACAGACCAGTTCGGCGCTGGCGCCGGAGGAAACCGAGCGCGTGGGCTCGGGGATCGTGGCCGCGCTGAAAACCGTGTTCGACCCCGAAATTCCGGCGGATATTTATGAACTCGGCCTGATCTACAAGGTCGACATCAAGGACGACCGCGCCGTCGATGTCGAGATGACGCTGACAACGCCGAATTGCCCGTCGGCGGCCGAACTCCCGATCATGGTTGAAAACGCGGTCGCGAGCGTTCCTGGCGTCGGGGTGGTCAATGTCAACGTCGTCTGGGAGCCGCCGTGGATGCCCGAGCGAATGACCGATGAGGCTCGCCTCGTCCTGAATATGTGGTGA
- a CDS encoding DEAD/DEAH box helicase: MSFSHLGLSDKVLAAVAAAGYTAPTPIQDQAIPHVLAHRDVLGIAQTGTGKTAAFVLPMLTLLEKGRARARMPRTLILEPTRELAAQVKESFDKYGVGQKLNVALLIGGVSFGDQDMKLTRGVDVLIATPGRLLDHTERGGLLLTGVELLVIDEADRMLDMGFIPDIERICKLVPFTRQTLFFTATMPNEIRRVTDAFLHNPEKIEVSRPATAAATVAQSQVSCGREAHEKRELLRRLLRDAKDLKNAIIFCNRKRDVAIVYKSLQKHGFSVGALHGDMDQSARTASLDQFRKGELPLLVASDVAARGLDIPEVSHVLNFDVPHHPDDYVHRIGRTGRAGRTGTAITIVCSADFKSVAAIEKLTGQAIPKADLPGYDAHADETAADSGADAAHAGRPARSRHARDKGGETHARGGTREGRKPRRESRRSGSDHQRHEAPAATAAASMAAPQPPSIGRAPSPRHEAVSEPGDHSHLPAFLLRPIRARG, translated from the coding sequence ATGTCTTTTTCCCATCTCGGTTTGTCCGACAAGGTGCTCGCCGCGGTTGCGGCGGCAGGTTACACCGCCCCCACCCCCATTCAGGATCAGGCTATCCCCCACGTTCTGGCGCATCGGGATGTTCTCGGCATCGCCCAGACCGGCACCGGCAAGACCGCCGCCTTCGTCCTGCCCATGCTCACGTTGCTGGAGAAGGGCCGCGCCCGGGCGCGAATGCCCCGCACGCTGATCCTCGAACCGACACGCGAACTCGCCGCCCAGGTCAAGGAAAGCTTCGACAAGTACGGCGTCGGCCAGAAGCTCAACGTGGCGCTCCTGATCGGTGGCGTCTCGTTCGGCGACCAGGACATGAAGCTGACGCGCGGCGTCGATGTGCTGATCGCGACCCCGGGCCGCCTGCTCGACCACACCGAACGGGGCGGCCTGCTGCTCACCGGCGTGGAACTGCTGGTGATCGACGAAGCCGACCGTATGCTGGACATGGGATTTATTCCGGACATCGAACGCATCTGCAAGCTGGTGCCGTTCACGCGCCAGACCCTGTTCTTCACGGCGACGATGCCGAACGAAATCCGGCGCGTCACCGACGCCTTCCTGCACAATCCGGAAAAGATCGAGGTCTCGAGACCCGCAACCGCGGCGGCGACGGTGGCGCAATCGCAGGTCAGTTGCGGCCGCGAAGCGCACGAGAAGCGTGAGTTGCTGCGCCGCCTCCTGCGCGACGCCAAGGATCTCAAGAACGCAATCATCTTCTGTAACCGCAAGCGCGACGTCGCCATCGTCTATAAATCGCTCCAGAAGCACGGCTTCAGCGTCGGCGCCCTGCATGGCGATATGGACCAGTCGGCGCGAACCGCCTCGCTGGATCAATTCCGCAAGGGCGAGCTGCCGCTGCTGGTCGCCTCCGACGTAGCCGCTCGCGGCCTCGACATTCCCGAAGTCAGCCACGTCCTCAACTTCGACGTGCCGCACCATCCCGACGACTACGTGCATCGCATCGGCCGCACCGGCCGCGCCGGCCGTACCGGCACCGCAATCACGATTGTCTGTTCCGCCGATTTTAAATCAGTCGCAGCAATCGAGAAGTTGACCGGTCAGGCTATCCCGAAGGCCGACCTTCCCGGCTATGACGCTCACGCAGACGAAACCGCCGCAGACTCCGGCGCCGATGCGGCACACGCAGGCCGGCCGGCGCGATCCCGCCACGCACGCGACAAGGGCGGCGAGACCCACGCACGCGGCGGCACGCGCGAAGGCCGCAAACCGCGCCGTGAGTCACGGCGCTCCGGCAGCGACCACCAGAGGCACGAGGCTCCTGCTGCGACGGCCGCCGCGTCCATGGCCGCGCCGCAGCCGCCATCAATCGGGCGCGCGCCCTCGCCGCGCCACGAGGCTGTCTCGGAGCCGGGAGACCATTCTCACCTGCCGGCGTTTCTGCTTCGTCCGATCCGCGCCCGCGGCTGA
- the sufC gene encoding Fe-S cluster assembly ATPase SufC: MPLLEVKDLHVRVEEREILHGLSLIVNRGEVHAIMGPNGSGKSTLSHVIAGKPGYEVTEGEILLGGEDLLAMEPDQRAAKGVFLAFQYPVEIPGVATMTFLRTALNAQRKARGESEYSTPNFLKKVREVAASLNIPQDMLRRGINVGFSGGEKKRNEVLQMGLFEPSLCILDEMDSGLDIDALRVAADGVNALRSKDRAMVVITHYQRLLNYIVPDFVHVMSKGRVVKSGDKDLALELEASGYAQFEEA, encoded by the coding sequence ATGCCATTGCTTGAAGTCAAAGACCTGCACGTCCGTGTCGAGGAGCGTGAGATTCTTCACGGCCTGTCACTGATCGTCAACAGGGGCGAAGTCCATGCCATCATGGGACCGAACGGTTCCGGCAAATCGACGCTGAGCCACGTGATCGCCGGCAAGCCGGGCTATGAGGTCACCGAGGGCGAAATCCTGCTCGGGGGCGAGGACCTGCTGGCGATGGAGCCCGACCAGCGCGCCGCAAAGGGCGTGTTCCTCGCTTTCCAGTATCCGGTTGAAATTCCGGGTGTCGCCACCATGACGTTCTTGCGGACCGCGCTGAACGCGCAGCGCAAGGCGCGCGGCGAGAGCGAGTATTCGACACCGAATTTCCTGAAAAAAGTGCGTGAGGTCGCGGCCTCGCTGAACATTCCGCAGGATATGCTGCGTCGTGGCATCAACGTCGGCTTTTCCGGCGGCGAGAAGAAGCGCAACGAGGTGCTGCAAATGGGGCTGTTCGAGCCGAGCCTGTGCATCCTCGACGAAATGGACTCCGGTCTGGACATCGACGCGCTGCGCGTTGCGGCCGATGGCGTCAATGCGTTGCGCTCGAAGGATCGCGCCATGGTCGTCATCACGCACTATCAGCGGCTGCTCAATTACATCGTGCCTGATTTCGTGCACGTGATGTCGAAAGGCCGGGTCGTGAAAAGCGGAGACAAGGATCTGGCGCTGGAGCTCGAGGCCTCCGGATACGCGCAGTTCGAGGAAGCATGA
- the sufD gene encoding Fe-S cluster assembly protein SufD yields MDVALAKTDTGRAASEAFAVACSRLPGAGKVAAARQKAFEAYESLGLPHRRVEDWKYTDLRVLMREVLPLAAAPDQAALAKAGEILKAQSLGDAYRFVLVDGVFVPQLSDVGGLEDGLRARSFHEVLGTGTDQSADLFTTSATTDVMVSLNAAMTTDGVIIEVGDRISLTKPIHVVHVTTVSSASAFTRSRLTIGKAARVTLIESFVAADDAKSYQAHDALIVAVGDGADVAHIRLMADADDATNISSAIVTVGGEAKLNLFSLTSGGRLSRYQVFATLEGEGSDVFFNGVSLLKDTQHADMTLVVDHAVPHCTSREVFRAVVDDRAHSVFQGKIIVRPDAQKTDGKMMTRALLLSDGAEADSKPELEIFADDVTCGHGATIGALDDSLLFYLRARGLSEKEAQALLIQAFVGEAIESIADDGLRDVAIGAAERWLAARE; encoded by the coding sequence ATGGATGTTGCATTGGCAAAGACTGACACTGGCCGCGCGGCGAGCGAGGCTTTCGCCGTCGCGTGCTCGCGTTTGCCGGGTGCCGGGAAAGTAGCTGCCGCGCGCCAGAAGGCGTTCGAGGCCTATGAAAGTCTTGGTCTGCCGCACCGGCGGGTCGAGGACTGGAAATATACCGATCTGCGCGTGCTGATGCGCGAGGTATTGCCGCTGGCGGCTGCGCCGGATCAGGCGGCGCTGGCGAAGGCCGGCGAGATTCTGAAAGCCCAATCCCTCGGTGATGCCTACAGGTTCGTGCTGGTCGATGGCGTGTTCGTGCCGCAACTGTCGGACGTCGGCGGGCTGGAGGACGGACTCCGCGCCAGGTCGTTTCACGAGGTGCTGGGCACGGGGACGGACCAGTCGGCCGATCTGTTCACGACGTCGGCAACAACGGATGTCATGGTGTCGCTTAACGCGGCGATGACGACCGACGGCGTCATCATCGAAGTCGGCGATCGGATTTCGCTGACCAAGCCGATCCACGTGGTCCATGTGACGACCGTTTCGTCGGCGTCGGCGTTCACGCGCTCCCGCCTGACGATCGGCAAGGCGGCGCGCGTCACGCTGATCGAGAGCTTTGTCGCTGCCGATGACGCGAAATCCTATCAGGCTCATGACGCGCTCATCGTGGCCGTCGGAGACGGGGCGGACGTTGCGCATATCCGTCTCATGGCCGATGCCGACGATGCCACGAATATCTCGTCCGCGATCGTCACGGTCGGCGGCGAGGCGAAGCTGAATCTCTTCAGCCTGACGAGCGGCGGCCGGCTCAGCCGTTATCAGGTGTTCGCAACGCTCGAAGGCGAGGGCAGCGATGTCTTCTTCAATGGCGTCAGCCTGCTCAAGGATACCCAGCATGCGGACATGACGCTGGTGGTCGATCACGCCGTGCCGCACTGTACCAGCCGGGAGGTTTTCCGCGCGGTGGTGGACGATCGCGCGCATTCCGTCTTCCAGGGCAAGATCATCGTTCGGCCCGACGCGCAGAAGACCGACGGCAAGATGATGACGCGGGCATTGCTGCTGTCCGACGGCGCGGAAGCCGACAGCAAGCCCGAGCTTGAGATTTTTGCTGATGACGTCACCTGCGGTCACGGGGCGACGATCGGCGCGCTCGACGACAGCCTGCTGTTCTATCTGCGCGCGCGCGGTCTTTCGGAAAAGGAGGCGCAGGCACTCCTGATTCAGGCGTTCGTCGGCGAGGCGATCGAATCCATCGCCGACGACGGCTTGCGCGATGTCGCCATCGGGGCCGCCGAGCGGTGGCTCGCGGCGCGGGAATGA
- a CDS encoding cysteine desulfurase: MTHPAVANGSYDVMRVREDFPALAMKVYGKPLVYLDNAASAQKPNAVLDRMAEAYRSEYANVHRGLHYLANAATEAYEGGRNRVAQFLNAKRTEEIIFTRNATEAINLVASSWGEPNIKAGDEIVLSIMEHHSNIVPWHFLRERHGAVIKWAPVDDDGNFLIDEFEKLLTPKTKLVAITQMSNALGTVVPVKDVVKLAHARGIPVLVDGSQAAVHLTADVQDIDCDFYVFTGHKLYGPTGIGVLYAKYALLESMRPYNGGGEMIREVAQDWVTYGDPPHKFEAGTPAIVESIGLGAAIDYVNSIGKARIAAHEHDLLAYAQERLREINSLRIIGTARDKGPVISFEMKGAHPHDVATVIDRAGIAVRAGTHCVMPLLERFNVTATCRASFGMYNTREEVDHLARALIKARELFS; this comes from the coding sequence ATGACCCATCCGGCGGTCGCCAACGGTTCCTATGACGTGATGCGGGTGCGGGAAGATTTTCCGGCGCTGGCGATGAAGGTCTACGGCAAGCCGCTCGTCTATCTCGACAACGCCGCCTCGGCGCAGAAGCCAAACGCCGTGCTCGACCGCATGGCGGAGGCCTACCGATCCGAATACGCCAACGTCCATCGCGGGCTGCACTACCTCGCCAACGCCGCTACCGAAGCCTATGAAGGCGGCCGCAACCGGGTCGCGCAATTCCTCAACGCGAAGCGGACCGAGGAGATCATCTTCACCCGCAACGCCACCGAGGCGATCAACCTGGTGGCGTCGTCCTGGGGCGAGCCGAACATCAAGGCCGGCGACGAGATCGTGCTCTCGATCATGGAGCATCACTCCAACATCGTGCCCTGGCATTTCCTGCGCGAACGCCACGGCGCGGTCATCAAGTGGGCGCCGGTCGACGACGACGGCAATTTCCTGATCGACGAATTCGAGAAGCTGCTGACGCCGAAGACGAAGCTCGTGGCGATCACGCAGATGTCGAACGCGCTCGGTACCGTCGTTCCGGTCAAGGACGTGGTGAAGCTCGCTCATGCGCGCGGCATTCCGGTTCTGGTCGACGGCAGCCAGGCGGCGGTGCATCTCACCGCCGACGTGCAGGACATCGATTGCGACTTCTACGTCTTCACCGGCCACAAGCTCTACGGTCCGACCGGGATCGGCGTGCTGTATGCGAAATACGCGCTGCTGGAATCGATGCGGCCGTATAACGGCGGCGGCGAGATGATCCGTGAGGTCGCGCAGGACTGGGTCACCTATGGCGATCCGCCGCACAAGTTCGAGGCCGGTACGCCGGCGATCGTCGAGTCGATCGGGCTTGGCGCCGCGATCGATTATGTGAACTCGATCGGCAAGGCGCGGATCGCCGCGCACGAGCACGATCTCCTGGCCTATGCCCAGGAGCGTCTGCGCGAGATCAACTCGCTGCGCATCATTGGCACCGCCCGCGACAAGGGACCGGTGATCTCGTTCGAAATGAAGGGTGCGCATCCCCACGATGTCGCGACCGTGATCGACCGCGCCGGCATCGCGGTTCGCGCCGGGACCCATTGCGTGATGCCGCTTTTAGAGCGGTTCAACGTCACGGCGACCTGCCGGGCCTCGTTCGGCATGTATAATACGCGCGAGGAAGTCGATCATCTGGCGCGGGCGCTGATCAAGGCACGGGAGTTGTTCTCATGA